The Tripterygium wilfordii isolate XIE 37 chromosome 5, ASM1340144v1, whole genome shotgun sequence DNA segment CAACCTCCAGCTGCACAGCCACTTCCGGCTTCCCTGCCAATTCCAACGGTACTCGTTTCCTTCCAAACTCTAATCGCACATTTTGCACATCTCCGGCACCTTCTTCTTCCACCGAAGCCAAGGTCCGCCAGTACCTCGGATATGGGGCGCTTATGATATTCAGTGGCGCTGCTACATACTATTATTTCCCCGAGGACGCTCTGCAGAAGAAGGCCAAGCTCTTCCGCTATGCTCCGATGCCGGACGACCTCCACACCGTTTCCAATTGGAGTGGCACTCACGAGGTCCTAACCCGGGAATTTCACCAGCCGGAGAATCTAGCTGAATTGGAGAAATTGGTCAAAGAATCAAATGAAAAGAAGGCCAAAATTCGGCCGGTTGGTTCCGGACTATCTCCCAACGGTATTGGGCTAGCTAGGGCCGGGATGGTGAATTTGGCGTTGATGGATAAGGTTTTGGAGGTGgataaagagaagaagagggtgagAGTGCAGGCAGGGATCAGGGTGCAGCAGTTGGTCGATGGGATTAAGGACTACGGGCTTACGTTGCAAAATTTTGCTTCCATTAGAGAGCAGCAGATTGGAGGCATTGTTCAGGTGCAGTTCAATAACTCTCTCTCATTCGTCTGGGCTGCGTTCATTCAACTCATTAGTGTAGTTCTCTAGCCATTGTAACAACAATGTTCGTAACCTTTTACCATAGGCGCACAAAGAATTACACAAGTATACTTTTTTTACTCGAGACATTAGTGTTTCTCAAACTCTCCAATCAATGAACTGCAGATTTTACAAATTATGCTTTGACTGGGAGAATGTAATAAGTCAAACATTATACTCTTATGGCTGAGGACAGTTTATGTAGTAAGTTTACCTTGTAAATTGAAGTGTACATTGCATGGTCTTTCTTCTGTTTTAGAAAACCATTTTATGGAAGGATGAGTTAACATTTTCGCTATTGACGAAAAATAGTAGAGTTCTTATTCTTCACTTCattacaaattttcttttgctcCAACAAGCATTTGAAACTCATAAGCAGTGACCGTTTTCTGAAAAGGAAGTTAATGCACCTTTTAGATTGTGATTAGCAAATCTTCTATTGTATTGTACCCTTTTTGCTTACTAGTTTAGAACATCATTTGTTCAATTCTTTTTTAGGTTGGTGCACACGGTACTGGTGCAAGATTGCCTCCCATTGACGAGCAGGTTGTTAGCATGAAACTGGTGACTCCTGCCAAAGGAACAATAGAGATCTCAAAAGAGAATAATCCTGAGCTTTTTTATCTAGCTCGTGTTGGTCTTGGTGGGCTTGGAGTAGTTGCTGAAGTCACCTTACAATGTGTTGATAGGCAAGAGCTTGTGGAGCACACTGTTGTTTCAAGCATGAAGGAGCTAAAGAAGAACCACAGGTTATTATTCTTCCTTTTACTCGGTAAAATTATTAGTTATCTTTCATCCAAAGTGATGTAAGCACCTTATGGTATGTTAGTTTGCAACTTGCGATGCAGATCGTTGAGACTgttgttgaataaaaaaattcaattgaaaTTAGGCATGTGTTGAGCTCCACTTTTGACATTAATGTTGTTAATGATTAGTATTATTTACTGATAGGTAAAAGATTAGCAATTCCTGCTCACATGGCTCCCACAGTGGAGGTGGGGTTGGCAAAGTGCAAGATGTTTGCAAACTTTTTTCTCCATAATGCAGTAGGATCTGGAATCACGAGCACTAGGATGATTACTGATAGTACAAGTTAATAATTCTATATGTATTCTAATTTATAggcttttttatttgaaaattttattttgtctggTTATATGAGCTGAGCTTGTGTCTCTGATAGACTTGTAATGTTCAACGACTTACTTTGTTCGAGACTTTGTCTCAAGTCCCATACTTTCATAGTTATATTTGTAATACACATCTTCTCCCTTTCTAGCACCCAATCATCTTTCATTTACTTACCGCCTTTGGTATGACCTGAAAGTTGAAGGCTTGAAGCTAAATGAGATAATTCatgatctttatttttttttcatgagatAAACCTTCTCAATTTTCTTATTGCAGGAAGTTGCTTTCTGAGAACAAGCATGTGAAATATCTTTATATTCCCTATACTGACTCTGTTGTGATTGTGACTTGCAACCCCGTTTCAAAATGGAGAGGTCCAccaaaattcaaacccaaataTACTGAAGATGAAGCTCTGGAGCATGTTCGAGGCCTCTACAGAGAGTCTCTAAGAAAATATAGGTATGACTGCTGGGTCCTTGTTCAATTTTATAATTCAGCTACATATTGGATTTGCTGGCGTCGATACACATGTAAATTGTTGTCCTAATTCTTTTGAAACGGTAAAGAGGATTTGATTAGTTCCCATGGAATATGATGGACTCAGTTACACTGGATTGTTTATTGGTTCAGGGTTGAAGTTGTTCAAGCCAATCCAGGCAAAGACCACCTAGTTCTATACACACATGCATTATGCAGTCTAGTGGGCtttgattcttttctttttttgaatggaaaaaccTTTCATAGAAGGGCGCTAAGGGGGGTGCCACCCGAGagtagaaggagaagaaaatgcaAATAATTAAGTTTTTGTAAGTAATTGACAACATTAACAGATGCTATTATGATCTTGATGTGAAAACCACAAACTCAAGTGTTAAACCAGTCACCTAATGCTTTTCCCATCTGTGGCTCTATCCCTTCAAAAGCTATTTGTTTCCTTCCAGCCAAAGTTTCCAACACATTAGAAGAGGTACTGTTTAAATGAACTTCCTTTTCTCGTTGTTAGTACACATAGCTGTCTACGCCTTAAGTTCCTCTTCCAGAGATGTTGGGACTTTTGCTATTTCAGATACAGTTCCTAGGGAACTCTCTGCTATCATTGTCatcattttttagaaaaaaagcaCTATGAAAGCTATTGACAGTGAATGTACGCTAGTGGGctttgatttttaaatttcaCTGTCATTTTTCTCTTAGATACTTCCATACTGGTTGATCTGTTTTAATCCTTGCTTCCATTTTTCTGtattatcttttgttttttcatccACTTATTAGCTATCCCGTGACTTGGTTATTTGCAGGGCTAGAGAAATTTCTGCTCAACCTTCAGAAAATACAGAACCAGACATTGATCAGCTCTCATTCACAGAGTTAAGAGACAAATTACTTGCTCTTGATCCGCTCAACAAAGACCATGTAATAAAAATCAATCAAGCTGAGGCTGAGTTCTGGAGGAAGTCAGAAGGTTACAGAGTGGGATGGAGTGATGAAATTTTGGGCTTTGACTGTGGTGGCCAACAGTGGGTGTCAGAAATTTGTTTTCCTGCTGGCACCCTTCGGAAGCCAAGTATGATGGACCTTGAGTACATAGAAGAACTGAAGGAACTCATTGAGAAAGAAGATATACCTGCACCAGCTCCTATCGAGCAGCGATGGACAGCTCGCAGCCAGAGCCGTATGAGTCTGTCTTCCAGCCCAGCAGAGGATGACATATTCTCATGGGTAATTTTTATCTCCCTCCTCTTTGCTTTGCTTTCGTTTCGTAGCCTATTCAAATGGAGTAAAGAGCATCAAAGCAGTTCTCGACATATGGATTcttggcatcaaattggaattaTTACAATTAATGTGTGTCCAATAGTTTACTCATAACTACATTTGATCGTTGCCATGAAATTGGACATTATATTATTCACCTTATATCaaatattttcatcaatttAAATATTCTTGTACTCAAacccaaattttcttttgtatcaGGTGGGTATAATCATGTATCTCCCCACTATGGATGCACGCCAAAGGAAAGATATAACGGAAGAATTCTTCCACTACAGGCATTTAACCCAGAGTCGATTATGGGATCGGTATTCTGCCTATGAACATTGGGCTAAGATTGAGGTATTGATTGAACCTCCCCCGTGctcattttttctcttttgttcgaACTTGAAGAGATCATTTCATGTGTTGTCTCAAATTGATAATTTCAACTTCTTTAAATTTCACTTGCATATATTAAATCCAATGTCAAATCTCGAATCATTGCTGGTAGAAATAGAATTCTGATGCATGGTTTTTTTAAACGTCACATGAAATATTGTCTAAATCGAGAGTACCGTGTGTGCCATCATTTAATAGTGTTGGAGTTTAACTTGAACAGCACACCTTTTTCCTTGTTTCAGCAAATAGATTTAGACTAGTATGTGAAACTTATCCCCCTCCCCCGGCTTCGATTCTGGTGAATGGTGATTACATTGATTTTTCTCCTTAAATCATGGATAAGAGATGTTACTTTAGAACTTTGTATCATTCAAATTCACTTTACTCTGTTCAGGTTCCAAAGGACAATGAAGAACTTGCTGCACTCCAAGCTAGGCTAAGAAAACGTTTCCCAGTGGATGAATATAATAAAGCACGAAAGGAATTGGACCCCAGTAGGATCCTTTCTAATCATATTCTGGAAAAGCTGTTTCCATTGTCAGATAACATTTGAAAGCATCCTCTACTGGTTAGTTTGTTCCCtctattattttgaaattttttagtcCTGTTGTCAAATTTCTTGCTTGCATCTTTCTCCTGAAGATCCCGACTGTACATTAAACCGAGTGAAATGAGAATATACAATAAGATGTATATTGTTACACCTGTGATGCATCATAATAAAGAACTTTATGTAAGTGTGAGgtttatttctttcatttaaAGGTGTCTTAATTCCCAGCTGCTCTGCGAGGCCGACCCATAATGGACTCGAAAGATCTTGAGTTAGATTATACTAGGCAATACTCTTGTGGTTACGTGTTAGGTTTTGATTCAACTTATCGTGTTGTTAAGTGGAAATTTTTGTGACCCCAAAGGTTCAAAAAGTAAATATGAATGATGTGACCCCAAAGGTTACCTCAGCGATAAGGAATAGGTATGAAATTTGTGTGGTAAACGTGGGACGCGTTAGTTTGAATTCTTATCTAGACACGGCTACTGATGTGAGGACGGATCGTGGAGGAAGTTTCCTCAAACGAGAAATGCAAGACAAAAGCTAAAGAATCGGAGGAAGTTTCCTGGAAAAAGATCGAAcacaacatatacatatatagcatATACGACACAACTTATTAGAAACATTGGAGAAAACAACCAATGGTGGCGTGTACGAAGCAGAAAATGTTGTTTTTGCCTTCTGTCCTATCGCCACCCTCCAAGCCGGGATAAATGAGAAAGGTTAtggtaagagcatccacaatgggatgattttgaagtacttgagatgatactttcttgataagttaagtgttagatgttcataatgggtataatgaagtgtatttcaagtacttgaaatgttatttttttgataagtatagcgctacatgcacacaatgggtgaaaaatgacactgaaaaatttatttgtggaaaaaatgatacttgagagttgaagtatgtatatagttgatgaatagtgaagagagatgatgaaaaggaagaaagagagaaaatagagaaagtgagtatgaagtgttggaatgtatgaagtgttgatgaatagtgtatattgtggaaTTCACTcgtccaattaaattgtgccacgtaggataaaagagaagagagagaatggttttgGAGTGCTTGATATTACAAGCactactgtggatgctctaagttgataagagcatgtccaatgggaCACTTGAAACctatttttcaagtgttgaaagtgaattttatggaaaatttagagtgctagagctctacaatggatgaaaatgaacacttgaaaacacactttcttgataatgatacttgttttataggttgttgtggaaaatgacacttgaaatatggagtatgtatatagttgatgaatagtgaagagagagatgatgaaaaggaagagagagataatgaaaagtaagaaagagaaaatagagaaaatgagtatgaagTATTagaaagtatgaagtgttgatgaatagtgtatattataggacccactcatccaattaaattatgccacatAGGAGAGATAAGATgagagagaatggttttgaagtacttgatatattttttagcattggagttgctctaactAGCGTAAAACTTTGTCAAACACATGAATATGAGTCTAAATGAGAATATCATTAGGGTGGCGGTGGATTTTcgatgatgttctcatagactcgtgttgttgactttgatttttttgaaataaaagctCGATTGATGATGCATATCTTAAAActtaaaggggaaaaaagatgAATTAATGTAGAAGATACGAGTAAAAGTATATAGTGATATCGATCCATCTCTGTCAAGGGACAAAGATAGTGATTTGTTGTATGTAAAAGTTTCTttagtaggtttttttttttttgtccggcTTCTTTAGTAGTTAGTAGTATGACATGGCCTTATCAAAATCTCCCCCACCAAAACCAACACAAGAAGTTAAAGGTTGTCGAGGCTTTGTGATAAGATCTTACAtcggaaaataaataaataaggagaatTCACAACCTAACATATTAAGATCTTACATCggaacataaataaataaataagggaGGAACAACAATAAATAAGGAGAATCCACAACCTAACATATTAAGACTGATTTTTTGGGCCTAAGCGAGGAAGTTGAGCACTTTGAGCCTGGAGGAACGATCCGTGAGCGGATAATATTTAATGTATTTTGGGGCTTGTGGGCGCTGTGATTGAATCTCTAAATTGATGTtccaatgtcttttaattaggGTGTTATAGTGTTTAGTTAATGTTTTTATgtgtgttttagtttaatttattcACTTACAAGTGTTTTCCACTAGTTTTGTAGGAATTGGACCTAATTCGAACAAGTttgagcactttttgggcattttcgCAGTGAGATATCGAAGCACAACTTAAATGATTGGTTTTGTTATCTTGgatatttatgttttaatttgtgaCTTCTAATTTAATTTGTGACCCCGTCCACGTTTTCGCTCCCCTTCTGTAAAATTCCTGGTTTCGTCACTACAGACacctcctttgaaaaatgaaacagagtCTTCAAGGAACAGTTGATGAAGACCGCGCTGCGAGTCTATTCAAAGTTACAACCCAATTAACTGAAGACCTTTATTACTCTGCTATAGGATGTTTGTTTTGGTTCATTTTacgaattttaaaatatatgtttttttcgaaaaataaattaaattcagtataaaaaaaatgataattttaaatcaaattcaatattaaaaaaaatatgataattttaaattattgaatataaattcaaaacattccATATCTCTCgagataaattttatttatatcttATTTATGTGTCTATAGTTAGTTAGATTTGTTAAACtgaatattacatatttataagCCGAAAGATGAATGCATGATTCCGGACATCACGCAAAAAAACCTCCTGTTTTCCTGGAGAcgatgaagaaaaaatataaggaaattattggttttttcttaaaattagaTTTATATTAGGGACCCACTTCGAAATAGCAAGTCCAAATCGACATTTCAAGATTACTTTAATGTGCCTtataaaacaagaaaataaaattatagataCAAGTATCTAACCTAACCACATGGATTGGAGCCCACCAAAAGCCCAAATTCCACAATGTTTCTCTCAAGCTTAAGCtaaaattttgttgaaattctcaCTCCAAATATATTGAGGATATTGTGTGAACTCTGTGGCACTAATTTGGTACGGTTTTGTTATTCATGGATTGAGGAGTTGAGAATTGCGAACAATAGGTCATTGATTTAGATAGTGAACTTTTAagaggtcgtgagttcaagtaTCATGAATGTTTCTATTATCGCAATTTGTGAGATGGGTCATTACTCAACTCAACATGTACGAATGTCATCCTAGGTTATTCTTCGCATTGAGGCTCGACCCAAGTCTCAACTGATccatgaaaattataaaatctttCATGTGACCTATGATTTACCCACCAATTATCTGATGAGTAATTAGATGGATTTCACGTtagcaaaaacaaaagagaattgCTTATAAATGAGATTTTTAATCTTGACACAAAAAATACTCAAACATATGGTTTAACCAAATCACATCATTAAAAGATTATTAACAATTTGATGATTATGTGATACATCTCTTATAATATATTTCATCTCATGATCAGCCAACCACAACCGTCCGATTGATCCTTCCTATTTTCCCCCGTAACCAACAGGTCCCAcacacataaaaataaaaagtaagcGAGAAAAAAATTAAGCACTTGAACGGTCTATGATCATCAGGAGCATCACCATCACTCGATTGATCAGCTTGTCTATCACGATCAAGCCTGAAGCTCCATCATACGACAGAAGTCATCGAAGCACACGAACCCGTCTCCGTTTTTATCAACCCCGGCTATCATCCGCCGGCAATCGTCTAATGTGCTCCGACCATCCCCGATAGCCGCGAACACTCCCTGTAACTCCTCCGCCGTGATCCTCCCGTCGTGATCCGTATCGAAAAACTCGAACGCCTCTCTCAACTCGGCGTCACAAGCCGGCTCGTAAGCCGAACCCATCCGGCTCATCAAGGCCTCCACGCTTATACACCCGTCGCCGTCACTGTCCACCTCCCTCACCATCGTCGCCACCTCCTCCCGACTCGGCGGCTGCGCCCCGAGCCGGCTAAGCAACGCCTCAAGCTCGCTCCTCGAGACAATCCCATCGTTGTCACTGTCTATAATCTTAAAAGCCTGAAGAAGCTCCAGATAAATATCGGACCAGTCACCCGAAATTTCGGGAAGGACGCTAGTCGGTGTCCCGACATCGACGTTGGTCGAACGGGGCTTGTGTTGGGTGGATGAGGTGTCGGATGAGGCGGAAGAAGTGGTGCCGGAGCTAAAAGATGATGGGTCGGATCTGGAGACCGTGGACCGGTCCTTCTTGGACCGAAAGAGACGTTTCGGGCTGAGCTTGCTGATTTTGATGAGGGTCATAGCGAAATGAAGAAGACCCAGAAATGGAAAACGAGAGGAAGCAAAGAAAATGCAGAGAGAAGAATGGAAGAGAAGCTGGTTTGAGGGGAAAGAGGGAGGAAGGAAGTGGGGGTTAAATGGAGAAGAATGTGGTGAGGTGCCATTGCAGCTTCCAGGAAGCTTCACTCTTGCTGTCAGTActtttctttctatttgatttatgtgtaataatattttaaaaataattatattcttatctaaatatttatttatctgttggattttttttttgtgtgtgtgggtGTGGAAGAAGTTTTTAGGGGAAGActctttttgtgtttctttcatCTTGGGATTCTCACAACTTTGGAGGAAAGTTGTTGCTCTTTTGGATCTTGGGTTacggtcttttttttttttttgcataaatttaatcaattaattcaTCGATTATTGGTCGGTTTTTTTGATTGATTctttaaaaaatgtttaattctttttgaaaataatcgaTCGATCTATTTGATTATGATCAATAATTTTGAACAAACctatttttcaatatttttatgggaacttattaatttgaaataaaatttatcattttttttcgtttttagaGGGAATATTTGGCGGCAAAAATAGTTATatcattgatttcatttttatccttcaactttttttgctcttaaaattgTCTCTCAACTATTCAAAGGTACCTCATTCGTCTCTCAAATGATTTCGACATCAGAAAAATCATACGTGGCATCCCAATTGGAGTAATTTTTACACTTGTCATCCCATTTGACTTAAATTTTACACATGTCATCTCATAAAATACCTATCtcttcaaaatttcaaactattttgttgtatagtttaaACATTAAAAGTGCTAGATATTAATAGTTTATAGATAATATCGTTCCCGTTTTTCAAAGTTTACCAACTAGGATTACTCCGATATGCTAAATAGATGTCACGTTGGATTTTTCCGGCTACTCGCTCACTTGAATGACGAAATAAATacctttcaatagttgaaggacAAAGTCAAGCGAAAAAAAAGTCTAatgacgaaagtgaaactataGGTATAATTAAGGGactaaatgttatattttgtcaATATTTGGCGGTGAATACCTTAGATTTAGGCATTTAGCGCAATCAATGCATATAGTACAGTATCTTTTGGTCGTTTATTCTTTTGGTGATTTGTATCCCCTTATTACTGTGGTCTTAGCTTTCATTTAGTACGTGTGTATATACATAGAATTTGCGTGTGAATTGGGGGATCAGAGGCAACAAATTGGTTTTGTTAGTTAGCTAAAATGAAGACCAACCAAAGTTCTAAGTGCCGACaggtggtggtggcggcggcTGCGGGGGCGGGGGCGGCCGCCCACAGAGACGCTAAAAGCACAGAGAAACATTgtatatgagaaaaaaaatgaaacacaaACAAGAAGTGTACAGTCACTGTACTTGTCACTACAGGTTCGAGTAGGGGTGGAGACAGAAATTTATTGAGGGGGCGAAAGTTCGACGGGATTCCAAATCGCCAATACCATCCAAGTTGTACGTCTTCTCAGCTTCTTTCTGACTCTCCTCAACTGCTCCATAGACAAACATACATACAAGACAAATGAGAGTTTTGATGGAATGTGTGTGCATGTCTTCGTCTTCAAACAGGTAGGGAGGTCCACATCATTTCCCTgattacttttttattttctaaccGAGGAATCATCCAACCCATAATTTCTTTCGGGTGAGCGTAAATCTCGGCCATCAGAACAACTTACACATGCACACATACATATTGGACACAGGTAAGATTGGATCAAAATCCAAGTGAATAAAAATAGGACTCCTAACTCTCCTtggaaagaagccaaaagactaCAGACAAACCCCAAGAAATATTTCTGACTGGAGGTTCGAACTTTCAACCTTAGGGGCATGCATCCGCTCTAAACCTGAGTTATTGCCCATTGTTGACTAACTAATCAACACTttatactaaaaaaaataaacatttctTGCATACAAAGGCTCCCATAGAATCGGGATCGGAGACATGCAGAATATATACAGTAGACTTtatctcacataatatgtggagaaatTATTTTTTGGAACTCAACCTATGACTTCTACGTTACAACACTGAACTCTACTATTGGCTCCCATATTCGCAAATGATTAAAACACTTTATGGTACGAGCAAATTATGGTGGGGCAAGGAATGTGATGTCTCACTCGTTCCTTTGTAGCCactccttttccttttgttaGTACTGactgatttattttttcctgGCACTACTATTTGTTGGCCACTCTGTTAATTTGTCAAATTGTTCGAAGGAAGCTCTGAATGGCCACAAAACAACGAGTTCACAAGATCATTTTCTGCCTTTGAATCTTGTTctgcacaaaaaaaaacccacaaagcTAATCATTCAATCCTTCGGCATGAATCAACATGGAGTACTGAGATATAAGTCCGTTAACTGAGGAACCATTCAACCTAAAATGCCCTTCGGACAGTTGAGTGAGCGTAAATCTCACGCCGCT contains these protein-coding regions:
- the LOC119998352 gene encoding L-galactono-1,4-lactone dehydrogenase, mitochondrial-like, with product MLRTLTLRRSLRSFHHRQTPTSSCTATSGFPANSNGTRFLPNSNRTFCTSPAPSSSTEAKVRQYLGYGALMIFSGAATYYYFPEDALQKKAKLFRYAPMPDDLHTVSNWSGTHEVLTREFHQPENLAELEKLVKESNEKKAKIRPVGSGLSPNGIGLARAGMVNLALMDKVLEVDKEKKRVRVQAGIRVQQLVDGIKDYGLTLQNFASIREQQIGGIVQVGAHGTGARLPPIDEQVVSMKLVTPAKGTIEISKENNPELFYLARVGLGGLGVVAEVTLQCVDRQELVEHTVVSSMKELKKNHRKLLSENKHVKYLYIPYTDSVVIVTCNPVSKWRGPPKFKPKYTEDEALEHVRGLYRESLRKYRAREISAQPSENTEPDIDQLSFTELRDKLLALDPLNKDHVIKINQAEAEFWRKSEGYRVGWSDEILGFDCGGQQWVSEICFPAGTLRKPSMMDLEYIEELKELIEKEDIPAPAPIEQRWTARSQSRMSLSSSPAEDDIFSWVGIIMYLPTMDARQRKDITEEFFHYRHLTQSRLWDRYSAYEHWAKIEVPKDNEELAALQARLRKRFPVDEYNKARKELDPSRILSNHILEKLFPLSDNI
- the LOC119998355 gene encoding probable calcium-binding protein CML36, translated to MTLIKISKLSPKRLFRSKKDRSTVSRSDPSSFSSGTTSSASSDTSSTQHKPRSTNVDVGTPTSVLPEISGDWSDIYLELLQAFKIIDSDNDGIVSRSELEALLSRLGAQPPSREEVATMVREVDSDGDGCISVEALMSRMGSAYEPACDAELREAFEFFDTDHDGRITAEELQGVFAAIGDGRSTLDDCRRMIAGVDKNGDGFVCFDDFCRMMELQA